acctccgcctcccggattcaagtgattatcctgcctcagcctcccgagtagctgggattacaggcgtgcaccacaatgtccagctaatttttgtatttttagaagagatagggtttcaccatgttggccaggccggtcttgatctcctaacctcagatgatccgcctgcctcggtttaccaaagtgctgggattacaggcgtgagccactgcacctggccaaaaaatttttttgttttttgttttttttttgagacagtttttgttcttgttgcccaggctggagtgcaatggcactatcttggctcactgcaacctccgcctcctgggttcaagcgattctcctgcctcagcctcccaagtagctaggattacaggcacctgccaccatactggctacttttttgtatttttagtagagacagagtttcaccatgttggtcaggctggtcttgaactcctgacctcaggcgatccacccacctcggcctcccaaaagttttttaaaaagatttttaaaaagagttcaagaccagcctgggcaacatggcaaaaccttgtctctacaaaaaaaaaatttttaagtagctgggcattggccgggtgtggtggctcacacctataatcccagcactttgggaggctgaggtgggtggatcacctgaggtcaggggttccagaccagcctggccaacatggtgaaacccatctctactgaaaatacaaaaattagctgggcgtggtggcaggcgcctgtaatcccagccactcaggaggctgaggtaggagaatcacttgaacctgagaggtggaggttgcagtgagtggagatcacgccactgcactccagcctgggtgacagagtgagacgccctctcaaaaaaaaaaaaaaaaaaaaaagtagctgggcattgtggtttccacctgtggttccagctactcaggaggctgaggtgggaggattgcttgagcccaggagatggaggttgcagtgagccaagatcacataactgcactccagcctgggtgacagtgagaccctgtcttagaaaaaaaaaagaactctgggAGCCAGAAAGACTGAACCCGGGAGTTCACAGCACCAAGACACTGTGGGTAAGCAGGAATATTGAGAGAAAAGCAGAGAGTTAAGGACTGAACTCTATAGCCACGCCCCTATTCAGGGcaaagaggagaaaactgagcaggaaaacaaaaaaccagacatcTTCCACATAGTAATAGATAAATGTGCAAAATGGGGAAGAAAAAGTATAATGgctttattcataaatatataagaaaatgttaGGAGAAACAGGCAAACATGGATCAAGGTTACTACTGTGAAATAGAAATCAGAGGTGAGTGACGGCAAAGTGCtattttttcattagttttataaaataatattctatttcactttttaaactacagacatgcattattttattttttgagacagggtctctcactgtattgcctaggctggctggaatgcagtggctatccacagcttactgcagcctcgacctcctgggctcaaacgatcctcttgcctcagcctcccaagtagctgggactgcaggtgcatgccaccatgctcagctaaattttttaatttttggagagacaggggtctgtgttgcctagggtggtctcgctatgttgcccctggtggtctcgaactcctggcctcaatcaatcctcttgccttggcctcccaaagcattaataaaaatacaaattaaactttTAAGAGAGGAGAAATGTGCCGATAACTGGTAAGTAAAGAGAAAGATGCAATCATTTATCCTGAATTTTCTCTCTAAAATATACCTAAGAGTAACCAAATCATTAATGAAAGCAAGTTTTTCTTCATAGGAGTAATCCAACTCATAAATGAAGTAGGAATGATGAGAATTGAAATGTTACCACTTTACAACCTCTAATGAAATGATGAATCGAGGCAATGATCCGCTGTTGCCATCACAAAACGAGAGTCTGGCATTACTGGGGAGAGGGTAGGGGATACACAGATGAAATTGACCATGAGTTGATAATTGTTAAACGCTTGGTGATAGACATATGGGAGTTCATTATACACCTCTCTCTACATTTGtacatgtttgaaattttccatagtaaaatgttaaaggggccaggcatggtggtgcatgcctgtaatcccagcactttgggagaccaaggtagatggatcacttgagctcaagggtCTGAGACCAGattgggcagcatggtgaaaccctgcctctactaaaaaaatacaaaagttagccaggtgtggtggcaggagcctgtagtctcagctactagggaggctgaggtgggaggaccgtttgagcccagaaggtagaggctgcagtgagctgagattgtgccactgcactccagcctgggtgacaaagtgagaccctatatcaaaaaaaaaaaaaagttaaagagaacaaaaaatgaacagagcaaaaaaagatacatttagcAGAGACTCCAAGGAGATTCCAAGTTACTGAGATGTTCTCTTCCCACCCCCGATACTTGGCACAGAACACAGGGTCTTACACTGCCACTGTCGAGGCCCCTGTTCTCACCTGGATCTGTGCAGTCAGCTTCTGGATCTCCAGGCCCAGCTGCTGCTCCACTTCCAGAGCTAAGCTTTCCTCTGAGGCCAGGCTAGACAAAGCTTCTGCCTCATGCAACAGAGGCTTTGGGTGGAAACAGAGAGTGAGGGCTCAGCCTAGCTCAGGCTGCTCCCCTCCCTACTCCCTAGCCACTCACAGGTAAGTCCTTTTGGATCAGGAGCAGGAAGGAAGCTGGGTCCCATGCTGCCAAGTACTGCTGAGCTCTGCCCAGGAACCAGAGCAAGGTGGTCTGCAGGGTACAGAGACCTAGGGCGACAGGCGCAGGATCTGGGAATTTGAGCAGCAGAGTGAGTATCTTAGGGGTCATGGAGTACCTTTGGGAAGAAGCAGACTTCAGAACAGAGTGAAAGAAAAGAGATATCCTCAACTGCTCTGTCTCCCCAGACCTAGCCCCTCGTCTCACCTGCAGGCTGGCAGAAAATCAGTCGTAACCTGGGCTCTCGAAGGGCATccaagagaggaggaaagagctGCTGCAAAAGTTCAGCAGTGCCAGAGGATGTGGGAAGGCTGCTCTGACCCCCAAGAGCTGATCCCAAGGCCTGGCAGAAACCTGAGGATGAGAGAGTATAGTGTGGTGGGGAAGCGGTAACCTGGGACTTATGTCACCCCCAGTGCCCCTTCCTTCTCACCTTGGTCCCAGCTCCAGATAAGCGACTGATGAAGTAGTCTGTGACACAAAGAAGCCAGCTCCTTCTCACACTCCTGAGGCAGGGATGCTAGTGGGAGAAATGACTCTGGGGCCTgaaaacaaggtctcactttcCACAACCCCTGCCCACTCGATGAGGCCAGAAGGCATGCTTCCTCCAAGACTCAGGACTGGGGTGGAAAGCAAGGCTTTGCCTTGAAAGCTCAGAAGCTATAGTCTGAACCCAGGGGTGTTCATTCTAAAGGGACTGCTTTTGCTTTCAGGATGGCAGGTGAGTGAGTTGgccagggagaaggaagagacCCCAGCCTTCCTAAACGCCCACCCAAGCCCATCACTCACCCTGACCCAGTGCCTGACTCAGCTGTTGCGCTGTTGCCCTGGGGTCCCTCCAGGGTCCCAGATTTAGGTCCAGACTCTGAGCACAGGCTGCCCACAGCAGGGTCCAATATTGGCTCCACAAGGCTCCAGCCCCTCCAAGCCCTAGTCTACAGCTGGCTGAACCCGCCACGCCCCCCACCAGGCCCAGCAGCCCTGGTAGCAGATCCCGCTCCTCTTGGCACCGCCTGTGGAGCTGGTCCCTCAATGCCGATCCTTGGAGCGCCTCGTCCAGCCGACTTGCCACCTGGCAACCCCGCTCCCCCGTCAAAAGGCGGAGCACACGGGACGTGGGGAAAGGACGTGCAGCCCCAGGGACGTGTCTCAAGGCTTTTCTCTGTAGCGTGTGGTAGGCGGGAAGTGCAAGGAGCAGCTCGGCTAGTTGGGACGACAGGCCCGGGCTGGCGGGCTCCCGGCCGAGAGCGCGAAGCTGCATCTCGATGACAGCCTCCAGGCACTGGGCAGCTAGTCCGATGGGGCGCGCTAGCAGCAGCGGCTCAAGGGCCTCCCCAAGGCCGATTCGCAGGACTGCCCCTTGGGAAGGGTGCAGCTGCAGGTCGCGGCACCACTGGGGCAGGGGGCTAGGGCCGCCGGATGGCGAGCCAGGACTCAGGGTCTTCATGAGGTGCACAGCCGCCTGTAGGTGGTAGGCGCAGTCTCGGGCCTGGAGGAGCTGCTCCCGCTCGCGATGCAGCCGCAGCAACACGGCCCGGAGACGCTGCAGCGCGGGAGGGATCGGGCCGCCACCTGCGGGCCCCCGCCTCCAAGCCGCAGCATCAGCCTCGTAGTCCTCGCTCACACCCGCCGGCATCGGCCACCACGGCATCCCTCCAGAAGTTCCGCTCGGCCAGCCGTGAACCTCCCAGCGAAGACCGCCCGTTCGCCTTCTCTCCCACTGCTCCTCCCCAGTGCCCCCAGGTTGCGCCCTCAGCGGGGGCACGGTAACGAGTGGAGGCAGGCTACCAGAGCGAGACTACTGGGCCATGGGGCGGCGGGTCCGGAACGAACCTAGCGATTCCCACTTCCCCTCACGGACCAACGCCCGCCGCAGCTCGGACTTCGCCCCATCGCAAGAGCCGTTTTCTCCAGTCCGGGAGTCGCGGGGACCTTCGTGGACTCTCTCGTGCTCCGTAATGAGAGGCTTCTGCCCCTAACAAAGATGGCCGCCTACTCTGTCCCACCCCGCCCTTTGGCTGGTATCAAATACTAGACTATCTTTCATTTCCGGGTCACTGTAGACGCGATGGCGCCGATTCCGAAGACTGTGGGGCGGATCAAGCTAGGTGAGCGCTATGACAAGACCAGAGGGGGTCTAGGAGGGCAGAGGCAGCCCCTCTTGGGTCCACCTGTGGTCTGAACGTTTCGAGTAGGATTTTATGCAGAGGGCGGAGAGTCGAGGGCGGAGTGGGGAAGACGCTAGCCCATCTATCCCGAGCCCGCTGACGAGGCTCCGCCTTCCTTTCCTGTAGACTGCCCTCTACGGCCCAGCTGCCCACTGGAGGTCGCTGCTGTACCCAAACTTTGCAAGGAATTCGGTCCAGAGGATTACGGCGAAGAGGTAAAAGCGACCCCCAGTTTCCCCCAGTCCTGCTCATTTTGGTCACGCCTCTTTCAAGTCAGCTGTGCAGAAACCCGCGATGGATGGGCGCCAGACGGGGCTCTGGAGGCTTTGGGGAGTTGTAGTCTCCAGCCATGCCCTTGAGGATCTTAGGCAAGTGAGGGGCAGGGGACCAGGAGGATGATCTTGCTGTAACAGATGCTCGAAGTGGGTAGAATTGAGCAGACAAGGGTCTTTGAGTTGAGGATTAGGGAGTGGGTACGAGTTCCTTGGGAAAagatggaggccgggcgcggtggcttgtgcctgtaatctcaacactttgggaggctgagacgggaggattgcttgaacccaggagttagagaccagcctgggcaacatagtgagaccccatctctacaaaaatgtttttaaaaaatttagaccGCGTGGTGGGTGGGGGATCTCTTGAGCgcgggaggtcgaggttgcagtgaaccgtgatcgtgccactgcactccagcctggggaacggtgagactctgtctaaaaaaaaaagccgggcccagtggctcacacctgtaatctcagcactttaggaggcctaggcgggcggatcacttgaggtcgggagtttgagaccagcctggccaacatggtgaaaccccatctctaccaaaaatacgaacaactagctgggtgtggtggtgtgcgcctgtaatcccagccactggggttactgaggcaggagaatcgcttgaacccgggaggcagaggttgcagtgagcccgagatcacaccactgcactccagcctgggcaacagagggagactccatttcaaaaaaaaaaaagaaaaaaaatatttttatagatggAGGGGACAGTGTGAGCAAAGACAGTAAAACAAGGAAAAGTTGGGAGAACTTTACCAAAGTGAGACCAGAGTAGAGAATTTGGTTGGAACAGTAAAAGATGGGGTGGTAGAGAAGGCAGCAGATGGCTTGAAAGGC
The window above is part of the Symphalangus syndactylus isolate Jambi chromosome 14, NHGRI_mSymSyn1-v2.1_pri, whole genome shotgun sequence genome. Proteins encoded here:
- the CCDC142 gene encoding coiled-coil domain-containing protein 142 isoform X1, which produces MPWWPMPAGVSEDYEADAAAWRRGPAGGGPIPPALQRLRAVLLRLHREREQLLQARDCAYHLQAAVHLMKTLSPGSPSGGPSPLPQWCRDLQLHPSQGAVLRIGLGEALEPLLLARPIGLAAQCLEAVIEMQLRALGREPASPGLSSQLAELLLALPAYHTLQRKALRHVPGAARPFPTSRVLRLLTGERGCQVASRLDEALQGSALRDQLHRRCQEERDLLPGLLGLVGGVAGSASCRLGLGGAGALWSQYWTLLWAACAQSLDLNLGPWRDPRATAQQLSQALGQASLPQECEKELASLCHRLLHQSLIWSWDQGFCQALGSALGGQSSLPTSSGTAELLQQLFPPLLDALREPRLRLIFCQPADPAPVALGLCTLQTTLLWFLGRAQQYLAAWDPASFLLLIQKDLPPLLHEAEALSSLASEESLALEVEQQLGLEIQKLTAQIQLLPEESLSVFSQQCHKQAMQGFKLYMPRGRYWRLRLCPGNSSSQLLLPEFQGELPSAPSEYAGLVVRTVLEPVLQGLQGLPPQAQAPALGQALTAIVGAWLDHILTHGIRFRSGVKAEVAGGEWNWEKEGLISGRGRRVKWPYCTSAFSLQGALQLRQDFGVVRELLEEEQWSLSPDLRQTLLMLSIFRQLDGALLCLLQQPLPKSQVHRRPSCCCACQEVQTTELPSSCLNSLESLEPHLQPGTSPAQTAQLQSTLGGGGPSPEGDLVGNQQAWLALRQHQRPRWHLPFFSCLGTSPES
- the CCDC142 gene encoding coiled-coil domain-containing protein 142 isoform X2 yields the protein MPWWPMPAGVSEDYEADAAAWRRGPAGGGPIPPALQRLRAVLLRLHREREQLLQARDCAYHLQAAVHLMKTLSPGSPSGGPSPLPQWCRDLQLHPSQGAVLRIGLGEALEPLLLARPIGLAAQCLEAVIEMQLRALGREPASPGLSSQLAELLLALPAYHTLQRKALRHVPGAARPFPTSRVLRLLTGERGCQVASRLDEALQGSALRDQLHRRCQEERDLLPGLLGLVGGVAGSASCRLGLGGAGALWSQYWTLLWAACAQSLDLNLGPWRDPRATAQQLSQALGQASLPQECEKELASLCHRLLHQSLIWSWDQGFCQALGSALGGQSSLPTSSGTAELLQQLFPPLLDALREPRLRLIFCQPADPAPVALGLCTLQTTLLWFLGRAQQYLAAWDPASFLLLIQKDLPPLLHEAEALSSLASEESLALEVEQQLGLEIQKLTAQIQLLPEESLSVFSQQCHKQAMQGFKLYMPRGRYWRLRLCPELPSAPSEYAGLVVRTVLEPVLQGLQGLPPQAQAPALGQALTAIVGAWLDHILTHGIRFSLQGALQLRQDFGVVRELLEEEQWSLSPDLRQTLLMLSIFRQLDGALLCLLQQPLPKSQVHRRPSCCCACQEVQTTELPSSCLNSLESLEPHLQPGTSPAQTAQLQSTLGGGGPSPEGDLVGNQQAWLALRQHQRPRWHLPFFSCLGTSPES